One genomic segment of Hordeum vulgare subsp. vulgare chromosome 2H, MorexV3_pseudomolecules_assembly, whole genome shotgun sequence includes these proteins:
- the LOC123430080 gene encoding EPIDERMAL PATTERNING FACTOR-like protein 2, which produces MVHLLQCSGSGHMLLPLFFLSVLLLFPSMESAHSDARRLPLRLLEIGSSKEQEGGARGETMKMERRGLIGSRPPRCERVCMSCGHCEAVQVPIVPQDHKQRAGREHHDVASDTYRVNGGISDYKPLSWKCRCGGRIHDP; this is translated from the exons ATGGTCCATCTTTTGCAATGCAGCGGCAGTGGCCACATGCTGTTGCCTCTGTTCTTCCTctccgtcctcctcctcttcccctccATGGAGTCAGCACATTCAGATGCCA GGAGGTTGCCACTGAGGTTACTAGAGATTGGCTCCAGTAAG GAGCAGGAGGGGGGAGCTAGAGGGGAGACGATGAAGATGGAACGGAGAGGCCTGATCGGATCAAGGCCACCAAGGTGTGAGAGGGTGTGCATGTCTTGTGGCCACTGCGAGGCAGTGCAGGTGCCCATAGTGCCACAGGATCACAAGCAGAGAGCTGGTCGAGAACACCATGATGTGGCGAGTGACACCTACAGGGTCAATGGTGGCATCTCTGACTACAAACCTCTGAGCTGGAAGTGTAGGTGTGGAGGCAGGATACATGATCCATGA